One genomic window of Salvia miltiorrhiza cultivar Shanhuang (shh) chromosome 4, IMPLAD_Smil_shh, whole genome shotgun sequence includes the following:
- the LOC131021546 gene encoding calcium-transporting ATPase 2, plasma membrane-type-like produces the protein MESLLCEKWELQPKHSSTEVLQRWRDLCGVVKNPKRRFRFTANISKRHEAAEMRKTNQEKLRIAVLVSKAAFEFIKGAKTSEYSVPDEVEAAGFKICAEELGSIVEGHDLKKLKLHGGVSGIADKLGTNSANGLSTGDLRRRQEVYGINKFQESEPRSFWVFVWEALHDMTLMILGVCALVSLVVGIATEGWPKGAHDGLGIVASILLVVFVTASSDYRQSLQFRDLDKEKKKISIQVTRNGYRHKMSIYELLPGDVVHLAIGDQVPADGVFLSGFSVLIDESSLTGESEPVMVNDENPFLLSGTKVQDGTCKMLVTTVGMRTQWGKLMATLSEGGDDETPLQVKLNGVATIIGKIGLAFAVVTFAVLVQKLVTRKWTAGTSLVWSGDDALELLEYFAIAVTIVVVAVPEGLPLAVTLSLAFAMKKMMNDKALVRHLAACETMGSATSICSDKTGTLTTNHMTVVKSCICMTVKELTKPEHASALCSELPQSVLKTLVQSIFNNTGGEVVVNKEGKREILGTPTEAAILELGLSLGGDFLAERQAYKLVKVEPFNSTKKRMGVVLELPGGALRAHTKGASEIILAACTRVLNSKGEVVPLDDASFNHLKETIEQFAGEALRTLCLAYVELEHGFSAQDTIPASGYTLIGIVGIKDPVRPGVRESVALCRSAGVTVRMVTGDNINTAKAIARECGILTDDGIAIEGPDFREKSLEELHHLIPKIQVMARSSPLDKHTLVKHLRTTFNEVVAVTGDGTNDAPALHEADIGLAMGIAGTEVAKESADVIILDDNFSTIVTVAKWGRSVYVNIQKFVQFQLTVNIVALIVNFTSACLTGSAPLTAVQLLWVNMIMDTLGALALATEPPNEALMKKAPVGRSGNFISNVMWRNILGQSVYQFVVIWFLQAYGKTYFEIENQPNSDLILNTIIFNTFVFCQLFNEVNSREMEKINVLQGILNNHVFASVVGSTVLFQIIIVEFLGTFANTTPLTMRQWNASIFIGFLGMPIAVILKTIIPMRS, from the exons ATGGAGAGTTTACTGTGTGAGAAATGGGAGCTGCAGCCGAAGCATTCGTCGACGGAGGTGTTGCAGCGGTGGCGGGATCTGTGTGGGGTCGTCAAGAACCCCAAACGCCGATTCCGCTTCACCGCTAATATCTCCAAACGTCACGAGGCTGCTGAAATGCGCAAAACCAATCAG GAGAAATTGAGGATCGCGGTCCTTGTCTCGAAAGCTGCATTCGAATTCATAAAAG GTGCCAAGACAAGCGAGTACAGTGTCCCCGACGAAGTGGAAGCCGCCGGTTTCAAGATTTGCGCGGAAGAGTTAGGAAGCATCGTAGAAGGACACGATCTGAAAAAGCTGAAGCTCCACGGCGGAGTGAGCGGCATTGCAGATAAACTGGGCACGAACTCCGCCAACGGGCTGTCGACGGGGGACCTGAGGCGCAGGCAGGAGGTGTATGGGATCAACAAGTTCCAAGAGAGCGAGCCCCGGAGCTTCTGGGTGTTCGTGTGGGAAGCCCTCCACGACATGACTCTCATGATCCTGGGCGTCTGCGCCCTCGTGTCGCTGGTGGTCGGCATTGCAACCGAGGGCTGGCCCAAGGGTGCCCACGACGGCCTCGGCATCGTGGCCAGCATCCTGCTCGTGGTCTTCGTCACGGCCTCCAGCGACTACCGGCAGTCTCTGCAGTTCAGAGATTTGGacaaggagaagaagaagatctcCATCCAAGTCACCAGGAACGGCTACCGCCACAAGATGTCCATCTACGAGCTCCTCCCCGGCGACGTGGTGCACCTGGCCATCGGCGATCAAGTCCCCGCCGATGGGGTCTTCCTCTCGGGCTTCTCCGTGTTGATCGATGAATCCAGCCTCACCGGCGAGAGCGAGCCCGTCATGGTCAACGATGAGAACCCCTTTCTATTGTCTGGCACCAAGGTGCAGGACGGCACCTGCAAGATGCTGGTCACCACCGTGGGGATGAGGACTCAGTGGGGGAAGCTCATGGCCACGCTCAGCGAAGGAGGCGACGACGAGACCCCTCTGCAGGTTAAGCTCAACGGAGTGGCCACCATCATCGGCAAGATAGGCCTCGCCTTTGCCGTCGTCACATTTGCGGTTCTTGTTCAGAAGCTCGTCACCCGGAAATGGACGGCGGGGACTAGCCTGGTGTGGTCGGGCGATGACGCGCTCGAGCTGCTCGAATACTTCGCCATCGCTGTCACCATCGTGGTGGTTGCAGTCCCCGAGGGGCTGCCCCTGGCGGTGACGCTCAGCCTGGCCTTCgccatgaagaagatgatgaacgACAAGGCGCTGGTGCGGCACCTGGCGGCGTGCGAGACCATGGGATCCGCCACCAGCATCTGCAGTGACAAAACGGGAACTCTCACCACCAACCACATGACTGTCGTCAAATCCTGCATCTGCATGACCGTCAAGGAGCTCACCAAACCGGAGCACGCCTCCGCTTTGTGCTCCGAGCTCCCGCAGTCGGTGCTCAAGACGCTGGTGCAGTCCATCTTCAACAACACCGGTGGGGAGGTGGTGGTGAACAAGGAGGGGAAGCGCGAGATCTTAGGGACTCCCACTGAGGCCGCCATACTCGAGTTGGGGCTGTCTCTTGGCGGGGATTTCCTAGCCGAGAGGCAGGCCTATAAGCTGGTCAAGGTCGAGCCCTTCAACTCCACCAAGAAGAGGATGGGGGTGGTGCTCGAGCTCCCCGGAGGCGCCCTTCGAGCTCACACCAAGGGGGCCTCCGAGATCATCCTCGCTGCCTGCACCAGAGTGCTCAATTCCAAAGGGGAAGTCGTGCCCTTGGATGATGCATCTTTCAATCATTTGAAGGAAACTATAGAGCAGTTTGCTGGTGAGGCTCTTCGGACTCTCTGCCTCGCCTACGTCGAGCTCGAGCACGGCTTCTCTGCTCAGGATACTATCCCTGCCTCTGGATACACTCTCATAGGCATTGTGGGGATCAAAGATCCTGTGCGCCCCGGGGTCAGGGAGTCCGTTGCCCTCTGCCGCTCTGCCGGAGTTACTGTCCGCATGGTCACCGGAGACAACATCAACACTGCAAAGGCTATTGCAAGAGAGTGTGGGATTCTTACAGATGATGGCATTGCCATAGAAGGTCCCGATTTTCGTGAAAAGAGTTTGGAGGAATTGCACCACTTGATTCCCAAGATCCAG GTGATGGCTCGTTCTTCGCCCCTAGACAAGCATACATTGGTGAAGCACTTGAGAACCACGTTCAACGAAGTTGTGGCTGTCACCGGTGATGGAACGAATGATGCTCCCGCGCTTCATGAAGCAGATATTGGACTAGCTATGGGCATTGCTGGGACTGAG GTGGCCAAAGAGAGTGCTGATGTTATAATTTTGGATGACAACTTCTCAACCATCGTCACCGTAGCCAAGTGGGGTCGTTCCGTATACGTAAACATCCAAAAGTTTGTGCAGTTCCAGCTGACTGTTAACATTGTTGCGCTCATTGTGAACTTCACCTCAGCTTGTTTGACTG GGAGTGCTCCCCTGACTGCTGTTCAGCTGCTGTGGGTGAACATGATCATGGACACGCTGGGGGCGCTTGCACTGGCAACGGAGCCCCCAAACGAGGCCCTGATGAAGAAGGCGCCCGTTGGAAGGAGTGGGAACTTCATCAGCAATGTGATGTGGAGGAACATCTTAGGACAATCAGTGTACCAGTTTGTGGTCATATGGTTCCTTCAAGCATATGGAAAGACATATTTTGAAATCGAAAACCAGCCCAACTCCGACCTAATCCTCAACACCATCATCTTCAACACATTTGTCTTCTGCCAG CTGTTCAACGAGGTGAACTCGAGAGAGATGGAGAAGATAAACGTGCTCCAAGGGATATTGAACAACCACGTGTTCGCCTCCGTTGTGGGTTCAACAGTCCTCTTCCAGATCATAATTGTTGAGTTCCTCGGGACATTTGCAAACACCACTCCTCTCACAATGAGGCAATGGAATGCAAGCATATTCATTGGCTTCTTAGGCATGCCCATTGCTGTCATCTTGAAAACTATCATTCCCATGAGAAGTTAA
- the LOC131021553 gene encoding protein BRICK 1 produces the protein MARAGGITNAVNVGIAVQADWENREFISHVSLNVRRLFDFLVQFESTTKNKLSKLNEKLDTLERRLELLEVQVSNATSNPALFTSS, from the exons ATGGCTCGAGCTGGGGGGATAACGAATGCTGTCAATGTGGGAATTGCAGTACAAGCTGACTGGGAGAATCGTGAATTCATTTCTCATGTCTCCCTTAATGTTCGACGCCTCTTTGACTTCCTCGTGCAATTTG AATCTACTACCAAAAACAAATTATCAAAATTGAATGAGAAGTTGGATACATTGGAGCGGCGTCTGGAATTGTTGGAAGTGCAAGTCAGCAATGCCACATCTAATCCTGCTCTCTTCACTTCTAGTTGA
- the LOC131021551 gene encoding mitochondrial outer membrane protein porin 2-like, which produces MSKGPGLFSDIGKKARDLLTRDYLSDHKFSVSTYSESGVALTTSTVKKGGYSSGDVQVQYACKNTCADVKVDTESNIAATLTVTDIIPSSKTVASVKYPNFESGKLEFQYFHPHASLTAAVSLHQTPPVNFSATLGTPTFALGAEAAYETSSRKLTKYTAGITVTKPDSCASITLGDKGDTLTASFIHCLDQSKRSAAGGEITRKFSTNHNTFTVGGSYALDDLTLVKLKLNNHGTLGTVLQHEVIRKSLVTISSELDTKALDKTPKFGVCFALKP; this is translated from the exons ATGAGCAAGGGACCGGGACTCTTCTCCGATATCGGCAAGAAAGCCCGAG ATCTTCTAACGAGAGACTACCTCTCCGATCACAAATTTTCTGTCTCCACCTACTCTGAATCTGGAGTG GCCTTGACAACATCCACAGTGAAAAAGGGAGGCTACTCATCTGGTGATGTGCAAGTCCAGTATGCATGCAAGAACACTTGTGCTGATGTCAAAGTCGACACCGAATCGAAT ATTGCAGCAACTCTAACTGTTACAGATATCATCCCATCATCAAAGACCGTTGCATCGGTGAAATATCCAAATTTTGAGTCTGGCAAG TTGGAGTTTCAATACTTTCACCCTCATGCATCCTTAACTGCAGCAGTTAGTCTGCACCAAACCCCTCCTGTCAACTTCTCTGCCACCCTCGGCACGCCTACCTTCGCCTTGGGTGCAGAGGCAGCCTACGAGACCTCCTCCCGTAAGCTGACAAAGTACACTGCAGGCATCACCGTGACCAAGCCGGATTCTTGCGCCTCAATAACTTT GGGTGACAAAGGGGACACCCTAACGGCATCATTCATACACTGCTTGGATCAGTCAAAGAGGAGTGCTGCTGGTGGAGAGATCACCAGAAAGTTCTCCACGAACCACAACACCTTCACGGTTGGGGGGTCTTATGCCCTTGATGATCTCACGCTCGTGAAGTTGAAGCTCAATAACCATGGCACACTAGGGACTGTTTTGCAGCATGAAGTCATAAGGAAATCTCTCGTGACTATTTCGAGTGAGCTTGATACCAAGGCCTTAGACAAGACGCCGAAATTTGGAGTGTGTTTTGCTCTGAAACCCTAA